From a single Glycine soja cultivar W05 chromosome 19, ASM419377v2, whole genome shotgun sequence genomic region:
- the LOC114398219 gene encoding ras-related protein RABB1b, whose product MSYDYLFKYIIIGDTGVGKSCLLLQFTDKRFQPVHDLTIGVEFGARMVTIDSRPIKLQIWDTAGQESFRSITRSYYRGAAGALLVYDITRRDTFNHLASWLEDARQHANPNMTIMLIGNKCDLSHRRAVSKEEGEQFAKENGLLFLEASARTAQNVEEAFIRTAGKILQNIQEGVFDVSNESFGIKVGYGRPQGQPGARDGTVSARGGCCS is encoded by the exons ATGTCGTACGACTACCTCTTCAAGTACATCATCATCGGTGACACAG GTGTAGGGAAATCGTGCCTGCTCCTGCAGTTCACCGATAAGAGGTTCCAACCGGTTCATGATCTCACCATTGGTGTCGAGTTTGGTGCTCGCATGGTCACCATCGATTCTCGACCCATTAAGCTTCAGATATGGGATACA GCTGGGCAAGAGTCTTTTAGATCCATCACTAGGTCTTACTACAGAGGAGCAGCAGGAGCACTTCTAGTTTATGACATTACAAG GAGAGACACATTTAATCATTTAGCAAGTTGGCTGGAAGATGCCCGGCAGCATGCCAATCCTAACATGACCATCATGCTCATAGGGAACAAGTGTGATCTGTCTCATCGACGCGCAGTGAGCAAAGAGGAGGGAGAGCAATTTGCAAAGGAAAATGGACTTCTGTTCTTGGAGGCTTCTGCTAGGACAGCTCAAAATGTAGAAGAG GCTTTTATAAGAACTGCTGGCAAGATTCTTCAGAATATCCAGGAAGGTGTGTTTGATGTGTCCAATGAG TCATTTGGTATAAAAGTTGGCTATGGACGTCCCCAAGGTCAACCAGGTGCCAGAGATGGAACTGTTTCAGCCAGAGGTGGGTGTTGCAGCTGA
- the LOC114400678 gene encoding elongation factor 1-alpha, with product MGKEKTHINIVVIGHVDSGKSTTTGHLIYKLGGIDKRVIERFEKEAAEMNKRSFKYAWVLDKLKAERERGITIDIALWKFETTKYYCTVIDAPGHRDFIKNMITGTSQADCAVLIIDSTTGGFEAGISKDGQTREHALLAFTLGVKQMICCCNKMDATTPKYSKARYDEIVKEVSSYLKKVGYNPDKIPFVPISGFEGDNMIERSTNLDWYKGPTLLEALDQINEPKRPSDKPLRLPLQDVYKIGGIGTVPVGRVETGVVKPGMVVTFGPTGLTTEVKSVEMHHEALTEALPGDNVGFNVKNVAVKDLKRGFVASNSKDDPAKEAANFTSQVIIMNHPGQIGNGYAPVLDCHTSHIAVKFSEILTKIDRRSGKELEKEPKFLKNGDAGMVKMIPTKPMVVETFSEYPPLGRFAVRDMRQTVAVGVIKSVEKKDPTGAKVTKAAAKKK from the exons ATGGGTAAGGAAAAGACTCACATCAACATTGTCGTCATTGGACATGTCGACTCTGGGAAGTCAACTACCACTGGTCATTTGATCTACAAGCTTGGAGGTATTGACAAGCGTGTGATTGAGAGGTTCGAGAAGGAGGCTGCTGAGATGAACAAGAGGTCATTCAAGTATGCCTGGGTGCTTGACAAGCTCAAGGCTGAGCGCGAAAGAGGAATTACCATTGATATTGCTTTGTGGAAGTTTGAAACCACCAAGTACTACTGCACAGTCATCGATGCCCCCGGACATCGTGACTTTATCAAGAACATGATTACTGGTACCTCCCAGGCTGATTGTGCTGTCCTTATCATTGACTCCACCACTGGTGGTTTTGAAGCTGGTATTTCTAAGGATGGACAGACTCGTGAGCATGCTCTTCTTGCTTTCACCCTTGGTGTGAAGCAGATGATCTGCTGCTGTAACAAG ATGGATGCCACTACCCCGAAGTACTCTAAGGCTAGGTATGATGAAATTGTGAAGGAAGTCTCTTCCTACTTGAAGAAGGTTGGTTACAACCCAGACAAGATTCCATTTGTGCCCATCTCTGGTTTCGAGGGTGACAACATGATTGAGAGGTCCACCAACCTTGACTGGTACAAGGGACCAACTCTCCTTGAGGCTCTTGACCAAATCAATGAGCCCAAGAGGCCCTCAGACAAGCCACTCAGGCTTCCATTGCAGGATGTCTACAAAATTGGTGGTATTGGTACCGTGCCAGTGGGACGTGTTGAGACTGGTGTCGTGAAGCCCGGTATGGTGGTGACTTTTGGTCCCACTGGGCTGACAACTGAGGTTAAGTCTGTTGAGATGCACCATGAGGCTCTCACAGAGGCTCTTCCAGGTGACAATGTTGGCTTTAATGTGAAGAATGTTGCAGTCAAGGATCTCAAGCGTGGTTTTGTTGCATCCAACTCCAAGGATGACCCTGCCAAGGAAGCTGCCAACTTCACATCTCAAGTCATTATCATGAACCACCCTGGCCAGATTGGAAATGGATACGCACCGGTGCTTGATTGCCACACTTCTCACATTGCTGTCAAGTTTTCTGAAATCTTGACCAAGATTGACAGGCGATCTGGTAAGGAGCTTGAGAAGGAGCCCAAATTTTTGAAGAATGGTGATGCAGGTATGGTTAAGATGATTCCAACCAAGCCCATGGTGGTTGAAACTTTCTCTGAGTATCCTCCCCTTGGTCGTTTTGCTGTGAGGGACATGCGTCAAACTGTGGCTGTCGGAGTCATCAAGAGTGTTGAGAAGAAAGACCCCACCGGAGCCAAGGTCACCAAGGCCGCTGCCAAGAAGAAGTGA